CGGAAGTTGTTTATTTTGAAAACCATAAATGGAATTTTTTGAAAAAAGAACTTGTAGATAAAGTTAATATACTGTCTGAAGATAATAGCCTCAGAGAGTTCACATTTGTAGCACTATTTGAAGCTGCAGTATATATATTTGCTGAAATATCCCTAAAAAAAGATAAAGAAATGAAACCATTTCTTTATCTTTTTAGAGGGTTATTTTTTATTGTGTGTTTTTTTTATGTAACAAATTTACTTATGCATAAATCATTAAAAAATAAACTCAAACAAGACAATTTGTTAAAAGTTATGGATGATTTTTTTAAAAATTATTCAACAGATCCAAATATTACTTTAAAAATAAATTATCGTAGATTTGTACCTCAAGAACTTTTAGCAACCTTTGATGCCATTTACGAAATTTACAAAAACGATGGTACAGATTCATTAAATGCTTTTACAAATATTTTTAATGATATTAGAAATCAATTTCTTCCTAAAAAAGAGCAATATATTATTATATAAAATTTTTGTGCATATACATATTATAATATCGTCGATTATTTCTTAAAATAAATTTGCCTGAAAATTTAAATCCGTACTTAATACTGGCAAATAAACTTCTTAAGTTAAATTCGTGAATCTGTGCAGTGTAATAATAGTTATTTGTGTAAGAAAAATATAAATTTGAGATTAATTTTAAAGCTTCTTGATATCTACCATTACCCCAATACTTTTCATTTATCCAAACGCCAAGCTGCCCTTTTTTGTGATTAAAATTTCTTATCTCTATTTTTCCTATAAGCTTTTTATCAAAATTATCGAAAATAAAATAAAAAAGCTGTTCACTGTTTTTCTGTAAAATATTTTTTTTAATTAAATATTTTTTTGTATTTTCATATGTTGCATCAGCGTGTGAAATATTCAGCATTCTTTGAACTTTAGGAGAAAATGCCGAATAATATTGGTTTAAATAATAAAGAGAAACTATTTTTAAAGTAATAATATTTCCAACAATTTCGTTTGGTAGATAGAAAATTTTTTGTGTCAAATGTTTATTGGCTTGAATTAAATTCAAGTCTGCACCCTTCTGCCTTTTTATTTTTATTTATTTTTTACACATTCTCAAGCGCTAATGCAAGTGATTCAAAAACTAAATTTTTATTTTTTAAATTACTAAATTTATGACTTTCTTTTAGCATTTTTTCGGTTAAAGAATTTTCATCTAAAACGAACATTAATTTTTTTTCTTTTGTTGTTATTAATTCTATAATTTCTTCTATTGCTTCTATGCCGTCATTATCTATAAAATTTATATTTTTAAGATTTATAATTATATTTTTATTTTCTATAGGTGTTTTTTCAAATCTTGTTATGTGAGATTGCGCATTTATATAGGCTAGCTCACCTTTGATTGAATAAATTAACGTATCTGTTTTTTTTGCTTTTTCTTTTAATTCAAA
The Candidatus Dependentiae bacterium genome window above contains:
- a CDS encoding GNAT family N-acetyltransferase → MNLIQANKHLTQKIFYLPNEIVGNIITLKIVSLYYLNQYYSAFSPKVQRMLNISHADATYENTKKYLIKKNILQKNSEQLFYFIFDNFDKKLIGKIEIRNFNHKKGQLGVWINEKYWGNGRYQEALKLISNLYFSYTNNYYYTAQIHEFNLRSLFASIKYGFKFSGKFILRNNRRYYNMYMHKNFI